Proteins encoded by one window of Cupriavidus sp. EM10:
- the dsbD gene encoding protein-disulfide reductase DsbD, producing MGMTGNNGIGTWPNAAVPCAEGRVRVRHIVAIVLAFLLAFLSWSGAHAATEDDFLPPEQAFKFAARQIDRQTIEVRFDVADGYYLYRERFAFAAQPAGVKLGQPAMPQGKVHFDETFGKDMETYRGAVVVKVPVEQAPADGRWSLVVTSQGCADKGLCYPPMESVFKVGGSALGNLFGDRSAPARSSPAVPQSDSPANEAAPSPTVRGPQVDENDRIAGALASRNLPLIGALFFGLGLLLTFTPCVLPMVPILSSIVVGEHVTRGRAFVVSLAYVLGMAVVYTAVGVAAGLAGEGLSAALQTPWVLGLFALLMIGLSLSMFGLYELQLPQRWQTRLTESSNRRQGGQIAGAVAMGAISALIVGPCVTAPLAGALAYIAQTGDAWTGGGALLAMALGMGVPLLLVGVGAGNLLPRAGKWMEATKRFFGFLLLGVAIWMVTPVLPAWVVMLAWAALLIVAAVYLGAFDALGPDPRGLLRLGKGLGLLAALAGAIQIVGVASGGRDPLQPLSHLGAVTGAPGVSVAKDAVRFERVRSVAELDARVAQAAAAGRPVLLDFYADWCVSCKEMEKLTFPDAKVKARLANVVLLQADVTANNADDKALLKRFGLFGPPGIILFGADGRERPVRVIGYQSANRFLDSLERAFGKGPQT from the coding sequence ATGGGAATGACGGGGAATAACGGGATCGGAACATGGCCAAACGCCGCCGTGCCATGTGCGGAAGGGCGCGTGAGGGTGCGTCATATCGTCGCAATCGTGTTGGCGTTCCTGCTGGCGTTCCTGAGTTGGAGCGGCGCCCATGCGGCGACCGAAGATGACTTCCTGCCACCCGAGCAGGCGTTCAAGTTCGCGGCACGCCAGATCGATCGCCAGACCATCGAAGTCCGGTTCGACGTCGCGGACGGCTATTACCTGTATCGCGAGCGCTTCGCCTTTGCCGCGCAACCGGCCGGCGTGAAGCTGGGCCAGCCCGCCATGCCCCAAGGCAAGGTGCATTTCGACGAGACGTTCGGCAAGGACATGGAGACGTACCGGGGCGCCGTCGTCGTCAAGGTGCCGGTCGAGCAGGCGCCGGCGGACGGCCGCTGGTCCCTGGTGGTGACCTCCCAGGGCTGCGCGGACAAGGGCCTGTGCTATCCGCCGATGGAAAGCGTGTTCAAGGTCGGCGGGTCCGCACTGGGCAATCTTTTTGGCGACCGTAGCGCCCCTGCCCGTTCGAGTCCCGCCGTCCCGCAGTCGGATAGTCCTGCAAACGAAGCCGCCCCGTCGCCGACGGTGCGCGGTCCCCAGGTCGACGAGAACGATCGCATTGCCGGTGCGCTGGCCAGCCGGAATCTTCCGCTGATCGGCGCGCTTTTCTTTGGACTCGGGCTGCTGCTGACCTTCACACCTTGCGTGCTCCCCATGGTGCCCATCCTGTCGTCGATCGTGGTCGGCGAACATGTGACGCGGGGCCGCGCCTTTGTCGTGTCGCTGGCCTATGTGCTGGGCATGGCCGTGGTCTACACCGCCGTCGGCGTGGCAGCCGGGCTGGCCGGCGAAGGGCTGTCGGCCGCGCTGCAAACGCCTTGGGTGCTGGGCCTGTTCGCGCTGCTGATGATCGGTCTGTCGCTGTCGATGTTCGGACTTTATGAGCTTCAGCTGCCGCAGCGCTGGCAGACCCGCCTGACCGAATCGTCCAACCGCCGGCAAGGCGGACAGATTGCCGGTGCCGTGGCGATGGGTGCCATTTCGGCGCTGATCGTCGGGCCATGCGTGACGGCGCCCTTGGCGGGCGCGTTGGCTTACATCGCCCAGACCGGCGATGCCTGGACCGGCGGCGGTGCGCTGCTTGCCATGGCGCTGGGCATGGGCGTGCCCCTGCTGCTGGTGGGCGTGGGTGCGGGCAACTTGCTGCCGCGCGCCGGCAAATGGATGGAGGCTACCAAGCGGTTCTTCGGCTTCCTGCTGCTTGGCGTGGCGATCTGGATGGTCACGCCCGTGCTGCCGGCGTGGGTGGTGATGCTGGCGTGGGCGGCGTTGCTGATCGTTGCGGCCGTCTACCTGGGCGCGTTCGACGCCCTGGGGCCTGACCCGCGCGGTCTGCTGCGACTGGGCAAGGGCCTGGGATTGCTGGCTGCGCTGGCCGGGGCGATCCAGATCGTGGGCGTGGCGTCCGGCGGCCGCGATCCGCTGCAGCCGCTTTCGCACCTTGGGGCGGTGACCGGCGCGCCGGGCGTGTCGGTTGCCAAGGATGCGGTTCGCTTCGAACGCGTGCGCAGCGTGGCTGAACTGGATGCGCGCGTTGCGCAGGCAGCAGCGGCGGGCCGCCCCGTGCTGCTCGATTTCTATGCCGACTGGTGCGTCAGCTGCAAGGAGATGGAAAAGCTGACGTTCCCCGATGCCAAGGTCAAGGCCCGTCTGGCCAACGTCGTGCTGCTGCAGGCGGACGTGACGGCCAACAACGCCGACGACAAGGCGCTGCTGAAGCGCTTCGGCCTGTTTGGGCCGCCGGGGATCATCCTGTTCGGCGCCGACGGACGCGAGCGGCCTGTGCGCGTCATCGGCTATCAGTCGGCGAACCGCTTTCTGGACAGCCTGGAGCGGGCTTTCGGCAAGGGCCCGCAGACCTGA
- a CDS encoding magnesium transporter CorA family protein has protein sequence MQILGFSASQVHPLATLDAARDFLSGNAAARFVWADFGTDEVTPAPGAWRDRLMALTGAPILDLHLADATNPAHPSFFDTTNAYDMVIFRKLTFETSRQFAEDEAAQAGANGDITIPGTSSGAAPGAAPGGTPAPPPQPGPGATPMPAPRKASRKYPPGFLPALARIDTQPVAFFVFDNVLVTVRPSPSRTIDQVRQRLLDTCGSPQSAPVRANGSTSLMHGVRPPTRPEDLMLRLLNAMVDRYLDLRTPLTRQLDRWQRALLSTRQSFSSWEGLLDARIQLRRLENLSEEQRDALQEFRDSLLDNRYSTGDGDPGAASRDEVLLVRLTDLMEHIMRVLAHARRLEDSIESAVQIHFSAVAHRTNRTMRALTIITALFMPLTLITGIFGMNFARMPWLQEPDGFWWSIGLMGGVVATIGGIWGLGRWLDR, from the coding sequence ATGCAGATACTGGGCTTTTCGGCCAGCCAGGTACACCCGCTGGCCACGCTGGACGCCGCGCGGGATTTTCTCTCCGGCAACGCCGCGGCGCGCTTCGTCTGGGCTGACTTCGGCACCGACGAGGTGACCCCCGCCCCGGGCGCGTGGCGCGACCGCCTGATGGCGCTGACCGGCGCGCCCATCCTCGACCTGCACCTGGCCGACGCCACCAATCCCGCGCATCCGTCGTTCTTCGACACGACCAACGCGTACGACATGGTGATCTTCCGCAAGCTGACGTTCGAGACCAGCCGGCAGTTCGCAGAAGACGAGGCCGCGCAGGCGGGCGCCAACGGCGACATCACCATACCTGGCACTTCATCGGGCGCTGCACCCGGCGCCGCACCGGGCGGGACCCCGGCCCCGCCGCCACAACCCGGCCCCGGGGCGACGCCCATGCCGGCCCCTCGCAAGGCCTCGCGCAAGTACCCACCGGGATTCCTGCCGGCGTTGGCGCGCATCGACACGCAGCCCGTGGCGTTCTTTGTCTTCGACAATGTGCTGGTCACGGTGCGCCCGTCGCCGTCGCGCACCATCGACCAGGTCAGGCAACGGCTGCTGGACACCTGCGGCTCGCCGCAGTCGGCGCCGGTGCGCGCCAACGGCTCTACGTCCCTGATGCATGGCGTCCGCCCGCCCACGCGCCCGGAAGACCTGATGCTGCGGCTGCTGAACGCCATGGTGGACCGTTACCTGGACCTGCGCACGCCGCTGACACGCCAGTTGGACCGCTGGCAGCGCGCGCTGCTCAGCACGCGGCAAAGCTTTTCGAGTTGGGAAGGGCTGCTCGACGCGCGCATCCAGCTGCGCCGGCTTGAAAACCTGAGCGAGGAGCAGCGCGACGCACTGCAGGAATTCCGCGACAGCCTGCTCGACAACCGCTACAGCACCGGCGACGGCGATCCCGGCGCGGCCAGCCGTGACGAAGTCCTGCTCGTACGGCTGACCGACCTGATGGAGCACATCATGCGGGTACTGGCCCACGCCCGGCGCCTCGAGGATTCGATCGAATCGGCGGTGCAGATTCACTTCTCGGCCGTCGCGCACCGCACCAACCGCACCATGCGGGCGCTGACGATCATCACGGCCCTGTTCATGCCGCTGACGCTGATTACCGGCATCTTCGGCATGAACTTCGCGCGCATGCCCTGGCTGCAGGAGCCCGACGGCTTCTGGTGGTCGATCGGGCTGATGGGCGGCGTGGTGGCCACCATCGGCGGTATCTGGGGGCTTGGGCGCTGGCTTGATCGCTAG
- the cutA gene encoding divalent-cation tolerance protein CutA has translation MTLSESSHGATPPEPAESVWMAMTNLPDEATATRVARAILEARVAACVNRLAPCQSEYWWQGQLEQAQEWPLLIKTTQGQYAALEAVIRAEHPYDVPELVAWPVEAGLPAYLGWVRAEATGAASKP, from the coding sequence ATGACACTCTCAGAATCCTCCCATGGCGCCACGCCGCCGGAACCGGCAGAATCGGTCTGGATGGCGATGACCAACCTGCCGGACGAAGCAACCGCGACGCGCGTGGCGCGGGCCATCCTGGAAGCCCGGGTGGCCGCCTGCGTGAACCGGCTGGCGCCGTGCCAGTCGGAGTACTGGTGGCAAGGCCAGCTGGAGCAGGCGCAGGAATGGCCGCTGCTGATCAAGACGACGCAGGGCCAGTATGCCGCCCTGGAAGCGGTTATCCGCGCCGAGCATCCCTACGACGTGCCAGAACTCGTGGCGTGGCCCGTGGAGGCCGGATTGCCGGCCTATCTCGGCTGGGTCCGCGCGGAAGCCACCGGGGCCGCCAGCAAGCCCTGA